One window from the genome of Elaeis guineensis isolate ETL-2024a chromosome 5, EG11, whole genome shotgun sequence encodes:
- the LOC105033684 gene encoding mevalonate kinase translates to MEVRARAPGKIILSGEHAVVHGSTAVAAAIDLYTYASFCLAPTSSENDDGAIEFELKDLSLVFSWPLSRLKEVLEEKISPVPSSPRSCSMECTRLITRLVEQQNIPEAKIWLYSGVSAFLYLYTSIQGFKPGKVVVTSELPMASGLGSSASFCVSLSAALLILSGAISINNLQNEWFTLKVSELELVNKWAFEGEKILHGRPSGIDNTVSTYGKMIKFRLGELAHIKSSGPLRMLITNTKVGRNTKALVAGVSERASRHSDAMAAVFTAVDSISKELATIIESPDPDDVSVTSKEERIEELIEMNQGLLQCMGVSHASIETVLRTTLKYKLASKLTGAGGGGCVLTLLPTLLSSTIVDKVIAELESCGFQCLKAEVGGKGLEICLS, encoded by the exons ATGGAGGTCAGAGCTCGAGCCCCCGGTAAGATCATCCTCTCCGGCGAGCACGCCGTCGTCCACGGATCCACCGCCGTTGCTGCCGCCATCGATCTCTATACCTATGCCTCCTTTTGCCTCGCTCCCACCTCCTCAG AGAATGATGATGGAGCAATTGAATTTGAGCTGAAAGATTTGAGTTTGGTGTTTTCTTGGCCATTATCGAGGTTAAAGGAAGTGCTGGAGGAGAAGATTAGCCCGGTTCCTTCATCTCCAAGGTCATGCTCGATGGAGTGTACGAGATTGATAACTCGCCTAGTTGAGCAGCAAAACATTCCGGAAGCTAAAATTTGGCTTTATTCAGGGGTTTCGGCGTTCCTCTATCTCTACACTTCAATCCAAGG TTTTAAGCCTGGGAAAGTGGTTGTCACCTCAGAACTTCCGATGGCCTCTGGTTTGGGTTCGTCTGCCTCATTCTGCGTTTCTCTCTCAGCAGCTCTGCTGATACTTTCTGGTGCCATTTCCATTAACAACCTGCAAAATGAGTGGTTTACGTTAAAGGTGAGTGAGCTCGAGCTGGTGAACAAATGGGCATTTGAAGGTGAAAAGATTTTACATGGGAGGCCTTCTGGGATTGACAACACTGTGAGCACTTACG gcaaaatgatcaagttcAGGTTGGGCGAGTTGGCTCACATCAAATCTAGTGGACCTCTTAGAATGCTCATCACTAATACAAAGGTTGGAAGGAATACAAAGGCTTTGGTTGCTGGCGTATCTGAAAGAGCCTCTAGGCATTCGGATGCTATGGCTGCTGTGTTTACTGCAGTTGATTCTATTAGTAAGGAGCTCGCAACCATCATAGAGTCACCTGATCCAGATGATGTATCTGTCACCTCAAAGGAAGAGAGGATAGAAGAGCTAATAGAAATGAACCAAGGTTTACTTCAGTGCATGGGAGTCAGCCATGCTTCTATAGAAACTGTGCTTCGAACAACACTAAAGTATAAGTTAGCATCCAAGCTTACCGGAGCTGGTGGTGGAGGTTGTGTTTTGACTTTGCTGCCTACAT TACTATCTAGCACGATTGTGGATAAAGTCATTGCTGAGCTTGAGTCATGTGGATTTCAATGCTTGAAAGCTGAAGTTGGAGGGAAAGGTCTAGAAATCTGTCTAAGTTGA
- the LOC105033685 gene encoding NADPH-dependent aldehyde reductase 1, chloroplastic encodes MLFYLTPTVLRSVLIVPLSLSFTLLPTTTTHLSSLKKNPPVQPVSGYEPRRRSFRPSFATMASGGQQFPPQTQKRQPGKEHVMEPTPQAVLHDYKAANKLQGKVALVTGGDSGIGRAVCYCLAMEGATVAFTYVKSQEGKDAEDTLQMLREIKKGADVKDPIAIPADLGFEDNCRKVVEEVAGTYGRIDILVNNAAEQYVKTCITNITEEQLERVFRTNIFSYFLTTKHAVKYMKEGSSIINTTSVNAYKGNAMLLDYTATKGAIVGFTRGLALQLAGKGIRVNGVAPGPVWTPLIPASMSEEMVANFGKEVPLGRAGQPHEIAPSYVFLACCQDSSYVTGQVIHPNGGTVVNG; translated from the exons ATGCTCTTCTACCTCACACCCACAGTTCTAAGGTCTGTTCTCATCGTACCTCTCTCTCTATCCTTCACTCTACTTCCCACCACCACCACCCACCTCTCCTCTCTTAAGAAAAATCCACCAGTCCAACCAGTCTCAGGCTACGAGCCTCGCCGAAGATCTTTTCGTCCTTCTTTCGCCACCATGGCCTCAGGTGGCCAGCAGTTCCCTCCCCAAACCCAAAAGCGCCAGCCTGGAAAGGAACATGTCATGGAACCCACCCCTCAAGCCGTCCTCCATGACTACAAAGCCGCCAACAAGCTCCAA GGAAAGGTGGCGCTGGTGACGGGAGGCGACTCCGGCATCGGTCGCGCCGTATGCTACTGCTTAGCCATGGAGGGCGCCACCGTCGCGTTCACCTACGTCAAGTCACAGGAGGGTAAGGATGCAGAGGACACCCTCCAGATGCTCCGGGAGATAAAGAAGGGAGCCGACGTCAAGGACCCGATCGCCATCCCCGCCGACCTCGGTTTCGAGGACAATTGCCGCAAGGTGGTGGAGGAGGTGGCGGGCACGTATGGCCGCATCGACATCCTCGTCAACAACGCCGCCGAGCAGTATGTGAAGACCTGCATCACCAACATCACCGAGGAGCAGCTCGAGCGCGTCTTCCGGACCAACATCTTCTCCTACTTCCTTACAACCAA ACATGCAGTGAAGTATATGAAGGAGGGAAGTAGCATCATCAACACGACGTCCGTGAACGCGTACAAAGGCAATGCCATGCTGCTGGACTACACGGCGACCAAGGGGGCCATCGTGGGGTTCACGAGGGGGCTGGCGCTGCAGCTGGCGGGCAAGGGGATACGAGTCAACGGTGTGGCGCCGGGGCCGGTGTGGACGCCGCTGATCCCGGCCTCCATGTCGGAGGAGATGGTGGCCAACTTCGGGAAGGAGGTGCCGCTGGGCCGCGCCGGGCAGCCGCACGAGATCGCGCCATCCTACGTCTTCCTCGCCTGCTGCCAGGATTCCTCCTACGTCACCGGCCAGGTCATCCACCCCAACG GTGGTACCGTTGTGAACGGCTGA